A DNA window from Ammospiza caudacuta isolate bAmmCau1 chromosome 21, bAmmCau1.pri, whole genome shotgun sequence contains the following coding sequences:
- the GSN gene encoding gelsolin, which translates to MGRKDFNYIFLTICCTMALKLSCVSSVSVAGLGYVVTAALVLSAVPVSMVEHAEFLKAGKEPGLQIWRVEKFDLVPVPKNLYGDFFTGDSYLVLNTIKQRSGNLQYDLHFWLGDESSQDERGAAAIFTVQMDEHLQGKAVQHREVQGHESPTFLGYFKSGIKYKAGGVASGFRHVVPNEVTVQRLLQVKGRRTVRATEVPVSWDSFNTGDCFILDLGSNIFQWCGSQSNRQERLKATVLAKGIRDNERNGRAKVYVSEEGSEREEMLQVLGPKPNLPAGASDETKTDTANRKLAKLYKVSNGAGNMAVSLVADENPFSQAALSTDDCFILDHGTDGKIFVWKGKGANSEEKKAALKTASEFIDKMGYPKHTQIQVLPESGETPLFKQFFKNWRDKDQTEGLGQPHVSGHVAKIEQVPFDAATLHSSKAMAAQHGMEDDGSGKKQIWRIEGSEKVPVDPATYGQFYGGDSYIILYDYQHDGKRGQIIYTWQGADSTQDEIATSAFLTVQLDEELGGTPVQKRVVQGKEPPHLMSMFGGKPLVVYKGGTSREGGQTAPAATRLFQVRSSTSGATRAVELDPTASQLNSNDAFVLKTPSAAYLWVGQGASNAEKSGAQELLKILGARPVQVAEGKEPDNFWAALGGKAPYRTSPRLKDKKMDTHPPRLFACSNKSGRFTIEEVPGDLTQDDLATDDVMLLDTWDQVFVWIGKDAQEEEKTEALKSAKRYIDTDPSTRDKRTPVTIVKQGFEPPTFSGWFLGWDDDYWAVDPLQRAMADVDV; encoded by the exons ATGGGCAGGAAGGACTTCAATTATATTTTCCTCACCATTTGCTGCACAATGGCTCTGAAGCTGAGCTGTGTCAGCTCCGTgtctgtggcagggctgggatatGTTGTTACAGCAGCTCTTGTGCTTTCAGCTGTG CCTGTCAGCATGGTGGAGCACGCTGAGTTTCTGAAGGCTGGGAAGGAACCCGGCCTTCAGATCTGGAGGGTGGAGAAGTTTGATTTGGTCCCAGTGCCAAAGAACCTCTATGGAGATTTCTTCACCGGGGATTCCTACCTGGTGCTGAACACCATCAAGCAGCGCAGCGGGAACCTCCAGTACGACCTGCACTTCTGGCTGG GTGATGAAAGCTCTCAGGATGAGCGTGGGGCTGCTGCCATCTTCACTGTGCAGATGGACGAGCACCTGCAGGGGAAGGCAGTGCAGCACCGCGAGGTGCAGGGCCACGAGTCCCCCACCTTCCTGGGCTACTTCAAATCTGGCATCAAATACAAG GCTGGTGGTGTGGCTTCTGGCTTCAGGCACGTGGTTCCCAACGAGGTCActgtgcagaggctgctgcaggtcAAGGGCAGGCGGACAGTCCGGGCCACGGAGGTGCCTGTGAGCTGGGACAGCTTCAACACAGGGGACTGCTTCATCCTGGACCTGGGCAGT AACATCTTCCAGTGGTGTGGCTCCCAGAGCAACCGGCAGGAGCGGCTGAAGGCCACGGTGCTGGCCAAGGGGATCCGGGACAACGAGCGCAACGGCCGCGCCAAGGTCTACGTGTCAGAGGAGGGATCCGAGCGCGAGGAAATGCTCCAG GTTCTGGGACCAAAGCCCAATTTGCCAGCAGGAGCTTCTGATGAGACCAAAACCGACACAGCCAACAGGAAGCTGGCTAAGCTGTACAAG GTGTCCAATGGGGCTGGGAACATGGCAGTGTCCCTGGTGGCAGATGAGAACCCCTTCTCCCaggcagccctgagcacagatGACTGCTTCATCCTGGACCATGGCACAGATGGGAAGATCTTTGTTTGGAAAG GCAAAGGTGCCAACTCTGAAGAGAAGAAGGCAGCACTGAAAACAGCCTCAGAGTTCATTGACAAGATGGGTTATCCCAAACACACCCAG ATCCAAGTCCTCCCTGAGAGTGGAGAGACACCTTTGTTCAAGCAATTCTTCAAGAACTGGCGGGACAAGGACCAGACagaagggctggggcagcctcacgTGTCTGGCCACGTTGCCAAGATCGAGCAGGTCCCTTTCGACGCTGccaccctgcacagctccaagGCCATGGCTGCCCAGCACGGCATGGAGGATGATGGCTCTGGCAAGAAGCAG ATCTGGAGAATAGAAGGCTCCGAGAAGGTGCCGGTGGACCCCGCCACGTACGGGCAGTTCTACGGCGGGGACAGCTACATCATCCTGTACGATTACCAGCACGACGGGAAGCGAGGACAGATCATCTACACCTG GCAGGGCGCCGACTCCACGCAGGATGAGATTGCAACCTCTGCATTCCTCACAGTACAGCTGGATGAGGAGCTGGGAGGCACCCCTGTGCAG AAACGAGTAGTGCAAGGGAAAGAGCCCCCTCACCTGATGAGCATGTTTGGTGGAAAGCCCTTGGTTGTTTACAAGGGTGGAACCTCGAGGGAAGGAGGCCAGACTGCTCCTGCGGCAACGCGGCTGTTCCAGGTGCGCTCCAGCACCTCCGGAGCCACCAGAGCAGTGGAG ctGGATCCTACAGCCAGTCAGCTGAACTCCAATGATGCCTTTGTCCTGAAAACTCCCTCTGCTGCCTATCTGTGGGTTGGCCAAGGAGCCAGCAACGCTGAGAAAtcaggagcacaggagctgctgaagatTCTGGGAGCTCGCCCAGTACAGGTTGCTGAGGGCAAAGAGCCAG ACAATTTTTGGGCAGCCCTTGGTGGCAAAGCTCCGTACCGCACCTCGCCCCGCCTCAAGGACAAGAAGATGGACACGCACCCCCCGCGCCTCTTCGCGTGCTCCAACAAGAGCGGCCGCTTCACC ATTGAAGAAGTTCCTGGAGATCTGACTCAGGATGACCTTGCCACAGATGATGTGATGCTCCTGGACACATGGGATCAG gTCTTTGTATGGATTGGGAAAGATGcccaggaagaagaaaagactgAGGCACTGAAGTCTG ccaaGCGCTACATTGACACAGACCCCTCCACGCGGGACAAGAGGACCCCGGTGACCATTGTCAAGCAGGGCTTTGAGCCTCCCACCTTCTCTGGCTGGTTCCTGGGCTGGGATGATGACTACTGGGCTGTGGATCCCCTGCAGAGAGCAATGGCAGATGTGGATGTGTGA
- the STOM gene encoding stomatin → MSDEEAGKRRRPADDDDSGLGFCGSILVLISIVFTVITFPITIWMCIKVIKEYERVIIFRLGRILKGGAKGPGLFFVLPCTDSFIKVDMRTITFDIPPQEILTKDSVTVNVDGVVYYRVHNATLAVANVTNADSATQLLAQTTLRNVLGTKNLSEILSDREEIARSMQATLDEATDNWGIKVERVEIKDVKLPVQLQRAMAAEAEAAREARAKVIAAEGEMNASKALKEASMVITESPAALQLRYLQTLTTIAAEKNSTIVFPLPINLLQGLLERINNRRGGANVGKTKTRQAATSIESDIHRIWDEAVELK, encoded by the exons ATGTCAGACGAGGAAGCTGGCAAGCGCCGGCGGCCTGCAG ATGATGACGACTCTGGCCTCGGTTTCTGTGGATCGATCCTGGTGCTGATCTCGATTGTTTTCACTGTTATTACATTTCCTATAACAATATGGATGTGCATAAAG GTTATCAAGGAATACGAGCGAGTCATCATCTTCCGCCTCGGACGCATCCTGAAAGGGGGAGCAAAGGGACCAG gtttgttttttgtcCTGCCTTGCACAGACAGCTTCATCAAAGTTGATATGAGAACCATCACTTTTGATATCCCTCCTCAGGAG ATCCTGACCAAGGACTCGGTGACAGTCAACGTGGATGGAGTGGTTTATTACAGGGTGCACAACGCCACCCTGGCCGTGGCAAACGTCACCAACGCTGACTCAgccacccagctcctggcacagaccACCCTGAGGAACGTCCTGGGCACCAAAAACCTCTCTGAGATCCTCTCTGACCGTGAGGAAATTGCCCGCAGCATGCAG GCCACACTTGATGAGGCAACAGATAATTGGGGCATTAAGGTGGAACGTGTGGAGATCAAGGATGTGAAGTTacctgtccagctgcagagagccatggctgcagaagcagaggcTGCCCGGGAGGCAAGAGCCAAG GTGATCGCGGCCGAGGGGGAGATGAACGCGTCCAAGGCGCTGAAGGAGGCGTCCATGGTGATCACGGagtctcctgctgctctccagctgcgCTACCTGCAGACCCTGACCACCATCGCTGCCGAGAAGAATTCCACCATCGTCTTCCCCCTGCCCATAAacctcctgcagggcctcctaG AACGGATTAATAACAGAAGAGGTGGAGCCAACGTAGGGAAGACTAAGACTCGTCAGGCTGCCACCAGCATTGAGTCTGACATCCATAGAATCTGGGACGAGGCAGTGGAACTGAAATGA